DNA sequence from the Cyprinus carpio isolate SPL01 chromosome B13, ASM1834038v1, whole genome shotgun sequence genome:
GTAAACACGGTGAAGACGCAGACGGACCGTCAGATCAGAAGAACAAACATGAAATACATGAGCGCTTCAATATGGCAACAGTAACTCTTCAGCGTGTAGGTTTTGGACCGACTCGAGAGCCTTTGTGATTTACAGATTCATAAAACATGATGAAAGCGTACTAATACATTAACACTCttctgatatattaaacataaaacactgaatactgatatctgaaattatttaaatcataaaaataaactttcgccagtaggtggcagcaagtcactgttaatgagtgattcattgagactgaaccgaatcatttaaacgagtGATTCACTCAGGAACGAATcaccgtcatgttgctcagagacacagaaCAGTGCTGCGACTGTTTGAGATTATTTCTGTTGTTGAAATAGTGCAGAAACAGGAAATATGACGTATAAACTTAATAAAGTCTCTTAACTTCTTGTTTTTTGAACTGTTgcaaaaaatcaatatcacatttgtaatcatggtaATATTTTGGAGAAATATATgaagtggtataaatatatacatgttctGCCCCCATATCTTATATCTGTGATGAATCTAAATGTATTTTGTGAAAGAAAGCACTAGTCTAGACTTCATGCGTGCGCTCTGTACGggggttttgtttggtttttgtgataatactcgataatgtcaaatcACACATCGTTAAAACATCAATTATGATATTTCCGCAGATGATATATAATCACACAGCTCTCAATGGTGGAGAGCCGCAGACTCACCTTGGTTTCTCCCAGACTCTCGGACTCGGACACCTGGTAGGTGAGGTCCGTCTCCTCGAAGCCCGTGGCGCTCATGCGCTGGTCCGTGGACGGGTCGGAGCGCGGCGGGGAGTCCGGGGAGTTCAGGCAGGTTTGGATCAGAGCTTTGCCCGTCTCGCTGGTGATCATGGGCTGCAGCTTACGTGTGGCGAATGTGTAGACGTGCCCCGTCTCGCTGGCCACCAGCAGCAGCACCTGAGTTCCTGTGAGCGTGGAGAGCTCgtacgctcacacacacacacacacacacacacacacacacatcagaacgcAGAAATCACATCTAgagtcaaatcaaatcaaaggaatacttcaaacaaaatgatgtggatgagtttgtttcttcatcaggtttgtagaaatgtagcactgcatcagtgtctcatcaatggatgctctgcagtgaatgggtgccgtcagaatgagagtccaaacagatgataaaaacatcacaataatccacaataatccacaccactccagtccatcagttcacatctggagaggacagaagatgaaacacatccagcattaagatgcttttaactcaaatacatagagtctataatccataataacacttcctccagtaaaaaagtgttctggtgtgaatcaggagagaaatctgcacagatcaagcagcgtttaaaaacagctctaaacaaaatatgtgtctggattttgatgtgagagacaacagcagatgcactttttcactggaggaagtgttattatggattatagactctatgtatttgagttaaaagcgtcttaatgctggatttgtttcatctttgtcTTCtcttaactgatggactgaattTAGTTTGCATTACTGAAACATTATGTTCCTGTGTAATCACTATAAAGCTGGTATtttataaagcgctatagaaataaaggtgactcgacagattgtttcaaagcagcttcacacgaataaagaggaaaataacagtgttaaagtTACAAAGTTCCAGAAATTGTTTATGCATTGAGCCTGAGACACACTGAACTGATAATGATGTCATATTTGATCCGTTAGCTGCTTTTCTGAAGCCTTTGAGAGTAGAACGAGAGGAACTCTGATCTGCTGAAGGACTGTGAAACAGCAGGGAGTTTAAATGCCCCTCGTTCTCTTCAGCTGTTGGATCAGGAATGAAATGATCTCCATCTGTTCTGAAGAACAAAGCATCATGTGCTCGACACACTCTGCCTAGAACCCAAACACCTTCAGTAATCACCAATGCCTTCCGAAgattcaactgcttacacacagcatctttccttgtcacacagtttctgaaagctgacactcacaCAGAAGAAGAAGCCGTtataagactgaaaaaaaaatagttatagaAGTTTAAGTTTACTgttatgaaaaatgcacaaaaacagttgtgttccaaatttgaagttgatatctcaaaaaaaaaaaagctttaaagtaacattttgttTGGGCGCAGTACTAAACGTTTCCACTAGATGACTTTTGTTTCCCGTTCATTTAAgataaaatgtcatgttttctaatcatttataaacatttaaagagtttatacttaaaacaaaaataacttgctGATGGGATCAGAACAATAATCTTGATTCCGAGGGATTCAAAGGAACCATgattgttttaagtataaactcaCTTCCTTTCAGATTAattatttgtactggaaaacaagacgaaaattctgattaaaaatgatttaatttatagtGAAGTAAATACTACAGATTTCTACATAAAATAACTTAGTTagcgcagtacacatagcaaggtttttttttttaattatataataaataagaagaaaacagactagaaaatagaaaaataatagagaaaaatacagatacactacaaaaaagattttaaaaactaaataataaaaaaagaaaagacagatacactacaaaaaaatatgaaaaactaaagttatattttttttaagaaaacaagcagttagtaaatgaatagagtgcaagtctaaaagtgacaagtttttttaaagaatagaattagaatagagtgctagagttagagggtcaaataaagatgtttGTACTGTTAGTAAACCACATGCTTTAATAGcataattcttttcttttttttcagtgctgtatTGTTTGAGTAAGGCTTACAAACCGTGACTGTGTGAGATTTACTTGAGTATTGCAGggttaacataaaaataattaagtagAAATTACTCATCAAACTCTAACTGGCCATGTTGAACTGATTTATTTCCTTTGCTAATTTTACATACCTTAGttaagtagattttacttaatTCCACACTGTGTGCAAACACTTCAAAAGTCAATTAAATTGTACTTGTGTTTTCAGTGTGAGAAGCTCATTTTCTGCAGCGTGCAGGGCAGGTTTCACATCATGACCCCCAAACTATGACGGACTCATCATCAAGAGCCGTAAAGAGCAGCAGATGAGCTCCAGACTCTGACGGTCTCATCATCAGCTCTGCGTTTGCTCAGCCTTAGATTAACAAACCTGAATAAACACACATCACCCAACACAAAACCAGCCATATATTTTACCCAAAACCAGCCTTTTAACCAGGAGTTCACTGATGATTCGACATGATTAGATGATGTGAGGAGCCACTCTTCTGTTAAACGCACAGTAGTTATGTTAAAACGGACGAATATTAGCCGCTACTGATCATCACTGATGTGTGGAGCACTTCTAGAGCTCTCAGAGATAACAGAGCCCTGTGCGCTTCAGATAACGGCTGGAAAACTCTCATTCCTCCACTTTCTCAAACCGTAATGAATGGAAGAATTCCCTTTCCACAGGAAGACTATCAGCTCTCTCCTTCCAATCCATCATGAAGATCAGGAGGAGGACCCGAGAGAGACACCTGCTGCTGCTACTTCATCTTAAAGGAACAGCGCACCAAAGATCAGTCACAgatttgtcttctccagatgttcactgatggactggagtgctgtggattacttgtggattattgtgatgtttttatcagctgtttggactctcattctgacggcacccattcactgcagagcatccattgctgagacactgatgcagtgctacatttctacaaacctgatgaagaaacacactcatcctgatcttaatcacattttttgagtgaactatttctttaaagtggTAGTTTgctcaaaaatttaaatcttgTTATCATTTTCTTGTTGTGGAACTCAGTAAGGAGATATTGAACgtaatgttcatgctgctctttcaCCATCAAAATCCATTTACAGTGAGTACCATAAAAGCACTTCTTCGTGATCTATATTCTGAAACTTGGTCCCCGAGTCATATCAAAAAGTGCTTTTTGGAGTTTGGCAGTCATGGTCACTATGAATACAAAAGAGCTGCgtaaagatttgtttaaaatggtCATTTTGTGCGTAGGAAAGACATAGAAGGTGAGCTAATAATCAGAGGATTTGTgttgaactatcgctttaaagaTTTCCAAACGGTGTATTTCCAGGCATCTTCTCAGTTGTGACGGTCTCTTCCAAACAAAGCAATTACACTCCGTTAGCTGAGAGTGTTTGTGCCGCACCAGAGCTGCGCGTCTGTAATAGAGAATGTCAGTTGCTCATTCTATTTAAAGCTCACAGCCTGTTGTGAGGGACTTCAGATCACCTACCGAAGGACGGGACACGAGACAGCACAGAGAGACTTCACGAGCCGAGGAACAAGACCCACGCAAACCCACTGCTCCTGACCTCACTGCCTCCAACAGAGCGCCATACAGCAAGAGACAGAGCTCTAAACCAGCGCGGAGCAGCTCAGAAGAGTGAGAAACAAGGGCCTGTGGGCCAAAAAGGGCCCATGATGACCTTTGATTTGGCCCACcatcccaaaatttttttttaaaaaataaaaaattacaataattaatttaaaaaaggtaaaaatgcctTTTAAGCATAGCTTTGTTCCTTTCTTCCATTTTTgtgttacttttacattttaccaaaaaaaaaaaaaaaaaaaaaaagtaaattagatttttttttttaattgttcatctataattttttatttaatttataattatttttttaaatgttagaaattttatacattttaatataacataactGAATGCAACATTTAATGTTGCACACTGCCTTCAGTCAAGTTTGATTTTTGGCTCTTTGCATTCAAAAGTCTTTGCTCCAGGAGAAACAACTGATGTTAATTTTGTGACCTACcttcctatttattttataacttctTATCCTATTCAGTTATGCAGTTCTCTAGCAGGATTCGAACCTACAAACTTTCAGTAACCAGCCATGACCTTTAACACCACTTTAGTGGCTGTTTGCTTGTTCTTCGTGATAGTTTCTCACCTTCTTCATGATGCCCGTCTTCCTCTTGCTGAAGGTCGTGTACCGTCGCAGTTTGTTGTctataaactccatctttatctTCACTCTGCCGCGGGTCTTTTTGCCCGGTTTCGCTCCAGCCGCTCCAGCCGCGAGCGCCGCGGAGGGCAAGCCGGCCTCGGGTCCCACTATCGCGGCTTCCATCTCCGCTCTCTCCCGCTTGACGCCGCCTCCCCTCCGGCTGTCCCCGACTGACCCCATGAGCTCGTCCTCGTCTCCGGAGTCAGAGTCCGCGTCGGAGCCGCTGCACAGGTGCGGGGGTCCCTCTTTATCCGGCTCGAACCTCCCTGGGATCCCGAGCCCCACCGGCCCCAGCCCCCGAGCGAACCCCGCGCGGACCCCGGCTCCCATCACCACCGCGCCGTGGCCTGCGCTCTTCCCCGCAGCTGATCCGCTTCCACTCAGAGCCGCGGCGCTGTGGCTGGATAACATCATAGAAACCGGAGAGAACGATCCGTATGGCGGCGGAGCCCTGGAGCGACAGTCAGTGAGAGAGCGAGTTCCGAAGCGGCGCTCATACACCAGCAGAGTTCGCGAGAAACTTTGAGAAGTGATGCTGACCCTGAGCGCCTCCAGCCGGCTTCACCTTCTCCTGGAGCTCCAAGAAAGACGCGCTTTCTCTAAAAGGAAAACCGCACGAGCGCTTCCTTGATCCCTCCGCCGCGTCATATAGTGCGCCACGAACGCGTCAAATCATCGCTCTTCTCTATTAACACGCCGCGAACGCCTCAACTCCGCGTCCCGCCgctgacagctgtcaatcaccgCGTTTATGTGACGCTTCGCAAAGCCAGCGCGGAGGGATCTATACACGGCCGATCTACTTTCCTCCATATAAAGAGATAGGCTGTTTCCTTTTTTGGAGTTCTCGCTCCTTATATGGCGAGTCACAGTCGAGTCCAGCGATTGGCTCGCGCGGGGACGGCCTGCAGCACGGTTGGCTAAAGCGACATCTCATCTGCATAAATACCAAAACGGTTGCGCTCACTTCACACGTCACACTAGAGGGAGGAGCTTCGCGTATTAATAGATGCGggatattaacaacaacaatagtaaGGTTATTAACGTGATTTATGTAAGTGTGCTAAGGACTATGAAAAATACATGATTAAAACTGCATTACTaagctttcattattttattggtattaatataaatattaataaaaccacatactcaaagaaacacaaa
Encoded proteins:
- the LOC109106614 gene encoding serum response factor-like, whose amino-acid sequence is MMLSSHSAAALSGSGSAAGKSAGHGAVVMGAGVRAGFARGLGPVGLGIPGRFEPDKEGPPHLCSGSDADSDSGDEDELMGSVGDSRRGGGVKRERAEMEAAIVGPEAGLPSAALAAGAAGAKPGKKTRGRVKIKMEFIDNKLRRYTTFSKRKTGIMKKVRNYHEEQANTYELSTLTGTQVLLLVASETGHVYTFATRKLQPMITSETGKALIQTCLNSPDSPPRSDPSTDQRMSATGFEETDLTYQVSESESLGETKDALKPAGSSTVPSSSSSPSFPITSYLPPAGNGAKSSGATAGVMQLPAGFTFMAGVCGVRGQGSSAVHSCIDPSHTAGVPQVFLTAPPGTVQIPVSAVQLHPMVIGQQSSGSSSSLTELQVINLDASQNAKNH